A genomic stretch from Helianthus annuus cultivar XRQ/B chromosome 1, HanXRQr2.0-SUNRISE, whole genome shotgun sequence includes:
- the LOC110875371 gene encoding alpha carbonic anhydrase 7, whose protein sequence is MNNKSLLLFAIFIIFCAPFSISQEVDDEHEFSYDENSSNGPNHWGKIHPEWSMCNQGDMQSPIDLTHERVQITSILGRLDTDYKPANATLINRGHDMMLRWIRGAGHIHINGTEYQLNQAHWHTPTEHTINGQRFNLELHLVHQSIDAKVAVVGVLYKIGHPDSFLATMEPYLKAVSSTREVEKSVGIIDPRQIKFESTKYYRYIGSLTTPPCDENVIWTIVQKVRTVSQEQLRIIREAVHDEANANARPVQALNNRWLKLNKPDEDKTN, encoded by the exons ATGAATAACAAAAGCTTATTGTTATTTGCtattttcatcatcttttgtGCACCTTTCTCTATATCTCAAGAAGTTG ATGACGAACATGAATTCTCATATGACGAGAATAGTTCAAACGGCCCGAACCATTGGGGAAAGATCCATCCTGAGTGGAGTATGTGTAATCAAGGAGACATGCAGTCGCCAATTGATCTCACACATGAAAGGGTTCAGATTACATCCATACTAGGAAGACTTGATACAGATTATAAACCAGCTAATGCAACACTTATCAATAGGGGCCATGATATGATG TTGAGATGGATAAGAGGAGCTGGCCATATTCATATAAATGGAACCGAGTATCAGCTTAATCAAGCCCACTGGCACACCCCTACTGAACACACTATCAATGGCCAAAG ATTTAATCTCGAGCTACACTTGGTTCATCAAAGTATAGACGCAAAGGTTGCAGTGGTTGGAGTCCTATACAAAATTGGTCACCCCGATTCCTTTTTAGCCACG ATGGAACCATATTTAAAAGCAGTGTCATCTACAAGAGAAGTTGAAAAAAGCGTGGGAATAATAGACCCCCGACAAATAAAATTTGAGAGTACAAAATATTATCGATATATTGGCTCACTTACTACTCCACCATGCGACGAAAATGTTATATGGACCATTGTTCAAAag GTGAGAACGGTTTCTCAAGAACAATTGCGTATAATTCGTGAAGCAGTCCACGAT GAAGCTAATGCTAACGCAAGACCAGTTCAAGCCTTGAATAATCGTTGGTTGAAGCTTAATAAACCAGATGAAGATAAAACAAATTAG